Within the Micromonospora citrea genome, the region TCGTGCTGCCGGCCGCCACCTGGTACGAGAAGCACGACCTGAGCAGCACCGACATGCATCCCTTCGTGCACGCGTTCACCCCGGCGATCAACCCGCCGTGGCAGACCCGCACCGACTTCGACGCCTTCCACGGCATCGCCCGCGCGTTCTCGACGCTGGCGGAGCGGCACCTCGGCGTACGCAGGGATCTCGTCGCGGCGCCGCTGCTGCACGACACCCCGGACGCGATGGCGACCCCGCACGGCCGGGTGCGCGACTGGGCGGCCGAGGGTGAGACGCCGGTGCCCGGCCGCACGATGCCGAAGCTGCTGGTGGTGGAGCGCGACTACGGCGCGGTCGCGGACAAGCTGGCCGCGCTGGGCCCGCTGATGGACACGCTCGGCACGTCCGGCAAGGGCGTGGCGGTCGACGTCACGCCGGAGGTCGCGTACCTGCGGCGCAAGAACGGCGAGGTGCGCGGCGGGGTGGCCGACGGGCGGCCGTCGCTGGCGACGGACGTGCACGCCTGCGAGGCGATCCTCGCCCTCTCCGGCACCACCAACGGCCGCGTCGCCACCGCCGGCTTCCGCGACGTGGAGAAGCGCACGGGCGTACGCCTGGCGGACCTGGCGGCCGAGCACGAGGGCAAGCAGATCACCTTCGCCGACACCCAGTCCCGCCCGGTGCCGGTGATCACGAGCCCGGAGTGGTCGGGCAGCGAGCACGGCGGTCGCCGCTACTCGCCGTTCACCATCAACACCGAGCGGCTCAAGCCGTGGCACACGCTCACCGGGCGGCAGCACTTCTTCCTCGACCACGACTGGATGCACGAGGCGGGCGAGGCACTGCCGATCTTCCGCCCGCCGCTGGACATGCACCGCCTCTTCGGCGAGCCGAGACTCGGCCGTAACGGCGAGTTGGAGATCACCGTCCGGTACCTCACGCCGCACTCGAAGTGGTCGATCCACTCGGAGTACCAGGACAACCTGCTGATGCTGACGCTGTCGCGCGGCGGGCCGACGATGTGGATGAGCGAGGCCGACGCCGCGAAGATCGGCGTACGGGACAACGAGTGGATCGAGGCGGTCAACCGCAACGGCGTCGTGGTCTGCCGGGCCGTGGTCACCCACAAGATGCCCGAGGGGACGGTCTACATGTACCACGCCCAGGAACGGGTGATCGACGTGCCGAAGGCGGAGGTCAACGGCCGGCGCGGCGGCATCCACAACTCGCTGACCCGGCTGCTGGTCAAGCCCACGCACCTCATCGGCGGGTACGCCCAGTTGTCGTTCGCGTTCAACTATCTCGGGCCCACCGGCAACCAGCGCGACGAGGTCACCGTGATCCGCCGCCGTTCGCAGGAGGTGCAGTACTGATGCGCGTGATGGCCCAGATGGCGATGGTGATGAACCTCGACAAGTGCATCGGCTGCCACACCTGCTCGGTGACGTGCAAGCAGGCGTGGACCAACCGGTCCGGCGTCGAGTACGTCTGGTTCAACAACGTGGAGACCCGGCCCGGCCAGGGCTACCCGCGCACGTACGAGGACCAGCAGCGGTGGCAGGGCGGCTGGGTGCGTACCCGCTCGGGGAAGCTCAAGCCCCGCTCGGGCGGCCGGTTGAAGAAGCTGTTCGGCATCTTCGCCAACCCGAAGCTGCCGTCCATGCGGGACTACTACGAGCCGTGGACGTACGACTACGAGCACCTGCTCACCGCGCCGGCCGGTGACGACACGCCCGTCGCCCGGCCGAAGTCCCTGCTCACCGGCCAGGACACGAAGATCACCTGGAGCGCCAACTGGGACGACTCGCTCGCCGGCGGCAACGAGATCGCCGCCGGCGACCCCGTGCTGGCGAAGGTCTCCGACCAGGTGAAGCAGGAGTTCGAGAAGACCTTCATGTTCTTCCTGCCGCGCATCTGCGAGCACTGCCTCAACCCGTCCTGCGCGGCGTCCTGCCCGTCGGGGGCGATCTACAAGCGGGCCGAGGACGGCATCGTGCTGGTCGACCAGGACCGCTGCCGGGGCTGGCGGATGTGCGTGACCGGCTGCCCGTACAAGAAGGTCTACTTCAACCACCGCACCGGCAAGGCCGAGAAGTGCACGTTCTGCTTCCCGCGCATCGAGATCGGCCAGCCGACCATCTGCTCCGAGACCTGCGTGGGACGCCTGCGCTACCTGGGGCTGATGCTCTACGACGTCGACCGGGTCGCCGAGGCCGCGGCCGTCAAGGACGAGGACGACCTCTACGCCGCGCAGCGTTCGGTCTTCCTCGATCCGCACGACCCGGCCGTGGTCGAGGCCGCGCGGGCCGCCGGCATCCCCGAGGACTGGATCGACGCCGCCCGACGCTCCCCGATCTGGGACCTGATCATGAAGTACGAGGTGGCGTTGCCGCTGCATCCGGAGTACCGGACCATGCCGATGGTCTGGTACATCCCGCCGCTGTCGCCGGTGGCCGACGTGCTGCGCGACACCGGCCACGACGCGGAGGACGCGGGCAACCTCTTCGGCGCGATCGACGCGCTGCGCATCCCGGTGGAGTACCTCGCCGAGCTGTTCAGCGCCGGCGACCCCGCCCCGGTGCGCGCCGTGCTCAACCGGCTCGCGGCGATGCGGTCGTACCAGCGCCGGATCAACCTGGGCGAGGCGCCCGACGAGTCGATCGCCGCCGCCGTCGGCATGACCGGCGAGCAGATGGACGAGATGTACCGGCTGCTGGCCATCGCCAAGTACGAGCAGCGCTACGTCATCCCGACCGCGCACGCCGAGGACGCGCACCGGCTGGAGAAGATCGCCACCGAGTGCAGCCTCGACTACGAGGGCGGCCCGGGCATGGGCGGCGGCGGCCCGTACGGGCAGGGTCCCTTCGGGGAGTCGTCGGGCACGCCGGTGCCGGTGCAGGTGGAGACCTTCCACATGCTGCGCGACCGGCAGACCGCCGACGCCTTCACCGACCCCGGCGACGGGCCACGCCGGGTCAACCTTCTCAACTGGGACGGCAAGGGCACCCCGAAGGGGCTCTTTCCGCCCCGCCCCCGCGATCCGGAGCAGGAGGAGGGCGCACGATGAGCGAGCCCACCTGGCGGGCGGTGGCGGCCCGGGCCGCCTCGCTGCTGCTGCGTTACCCCGACGACGAGGTCATGGCGGCGCTGCCGGTGCTGCGCGCCGCCCTCGACGAGCTGCCGGCGGCGGTCGCCGGGCCGCTGCGCGAGGTCGTCGCGCACCGCGAGCGCACCGAGCCCGGCCGGCTCCGGGCGGAGTACGTCGAGCTGTTCGACTTCCGCCGCCGCTGCTGCCTGCACCTGACCTACTACACCTGTGGCGACACCCGCAAGCGGGGCGAGGCCCTCGTCGGCTTCACCGCCGCCTACAAGCGGGCCGGCCTGGAGGTGGTCGACGGCGAGCTGCCCGACTTCCTGCCCGCGGTGCTCGACCTGTCCGCCGTGGACGACGGCGGGTGGCGGCTGCTGCGCGACAACCGGGTCGGCCTGGACCTGCTGGTGGCGGCGCTGGAGCGGGAGGAGTCCGGCTACCGGAACGCGGTGGCCGCCGTCCGGGAGACGCTGCCGCCCGCCGGGCCGGCCGACCTCGCCGCGGCCGCCCGGCTGGCCCGGACCGGCCCGCCGGTCGAGCAGGTCGGGCTGGAGCCGTTCGGCCTCGTGGACACCGCCACCACGGGAGGCCGCCGGTGAGCGCCCGGAGCACCGCCACCGCGAACGGAGGGCAAGACCGATGAACACGCTGCTGTGGGTCGTGTACCCGTACCTGTCCCTGGTGGTCCTGGCCGGTGGGCTGATCTGGCGCCACCGGTACGACAAGTTCGGCTGGACCACCCGGTCGTCGCAGCTCCACGAGAGCGCCATCCTGCGCTGGGGCAGCCCGATGTTCCACTTCGGGGTGCTCATGGTCCTCGTCGGACACGTGGGCGGCCTGCTGGTCCCGAAGGCGTGGACCGAGGCGGTCGGCGTCACCGAGCACACGTACCACCTGATGGCCGTGTTCATCGGCACGGTGGCCGGCTTCTGCACCCTGATCGGGCTGGGCATCCTCGTCGCCCGCCGGCGGCTCACCGGGCCGGTCTTCGCCGCCACCACCCGCAACGACAAGGCGATGTACGTGGTGCTCGCCGGCGTGATCGTGCTCGGCCTCTGGGCCACCGTGCGCGCCAACGTGTCGGGGCCCGGCTACGACTACCGGGAGACGATCTCCCCGTGGTTCCGGTCGCTGTTCTACCTCAGCCCGGACCCGGAGATCATGGCCGCCGTGCCGGTGGCCTTCCAGATCCACATCCTGGCGGCGTTCGCCCTCTTCGCGTTCTGGCCGTTCACCCGCCTGGTGCACGCGTTCAGCGCCCCGGTCGGCTACGTCACCCGCCCGTACGTCGTCTACCGCAGCCGCGACGACCGGCCCGGGCTGCGGCCGAGCCGGCCCGGCTGGGAGGGCCCGCCGACGCTGCCCACCCCGCGCGGCGACCGCAGCCGCTCGGGCCGGTGAGCGCCGTACCCGCACGATTCGACGGAGGCAGCCATGAGCATCGCGCGTGACGGAGAGTCGACCCGGACCATCCCGGCGGCGGACGCGTCCTCCGCCGCCGCCGCTGGGGCGCCGACGACGGGCAGGTCCGGCGCCGCGACCCAGCTCGTCCTGGCCACCCTCGGCTTCCTGGTCAACTTCTGGGGCTGGGCGCTGCTGGGCCCGCTCGGCCCGGGCATCAAGGAGCGCCTCGACCTCAGCTTCACCGCGCAGTCCCTGCTGGTGGCCGTGCCGGTGGTGGTCGGGTCGCTGGGCCGCGTCCCGGTGGGCGCGCTCACCGACCGCTACGGCGCTCGGGTGGTCTTCCCGCTGGTCACACTCGCCACGATCGTGCCGGTGCTGACCCTGAGCGTGGTGTCGTCCTATCCGGCGCTGCTCGTGACCGGCTTCTTCCTCGGCATCGGCGGCACCGCCTTCGCCGTCGGCGTTCCGCTGGTCTCCGGCTGGTATCCGCCCGCGCGGCGCGGCTTCGCGATCGGCGTGTTCGGCATCGGCATGGGCGGCACCGCGATCGCCAACTTCACCACCGTCCGGCTCGCCGACGCCTACGGCGACCGGGCCCCGTTCCTGCTCGTGGCCGCGATCCTCGCCGCCTACGCGGTCGTGTCGTTCCTGCTGCTGCGCGACGCCCCGGGCCGGGTCCGACCGACCGGCTCGGCCTGGCGACGCCTCGCCACGGTCGGCCGGCTGACCGTCACCTGGCAGCTCTGCTTCCTGTACGCGGTCGGCTTCGGCGGGTTCGTCGCCTTCAGCGTGTACCTGCCGGCCTACCTGCGCACCACCTACGACCTGAGCGCCGCGGACGGCGCGTTGCGTACGGCCGGCTTCGTGGTCCTCGCCGTCCTCGCCCGACCGGTGGGCGGCTGGCTCTCCGACCGGCTGCACCCGGTGCCGGTGCTGGTGTGGTGCTTCGGCGGGGTGGCCGCCTTCGCGGTGGTGCAGGCCTTCGAGCCCGTCCTGATGCCCGTGGCGACCGTCGCGCTGCTCGGCATGGCGGTGCTGCTCGGCGCGGCCAGCGGCGCCGTGTTCGCTCTCGTCGGCAAGGTCGCCCCCGCCGACCAGGTGGGCGCGGTCACCGGGCTGGTCGGTGCCGCCGGTGGCCTCGGCGGGTTCGTCCCGCCGCTGGTGATGGGCTGGGTGTACGGCGTGCAGGGCTCGTACGCCATCGGTCTGATGCTGCTCTCCGACGTCGCGCTGGCGGCGGCGGTGTTCACGGCGGTGAAGATGGGGGGCCTCGCCAGGCGCGACGTCTGACCGCACGACAGGCGCCGACCCGGTCGGCGTGCCCGGCCCGGCCGCTCGCGGCCGGGCCGGCCTCGTCGTGGGCCGGCCTCGTCGTGGGCCGGCACGGGACGTCCGGGGGCAGGCCCGCTCGCCGCGTGCGTTACGGAAACCGTCCCGGAACATCCGGCCGCCCGACGCCTCGCACCCTCCCCCGGCTACTCCGCCGGCGTTCGTGGCCTTGATCGAGCATTGTGGTGAGCTGGCTTTTCGCGCGCGGATCCCGACGCGACGCCCGACTTAGCTATCGTTAGTTTTCCGGAAATTGTTGCTCGCCGATGCGTGGCGCTGCCATACTCCACATCCATTGAGGTCGATGGCAACGGCCGGCGTCCCTCCGGGCACGTCCGGCCGGGCGGCTCGGCCCGGCACCCCCACCACACCGGCCCGCGCCCACCGCGGACGCGGACCGACCCCACAGGAGGAGCGACGATGATCGAGAGGCATCATCGGGACACCCGTCCGAGGCCGAGCCCACGAGCGCGCGGCGCCCTGGTCCTGACCGCCGTGGGCCTGCTCGCCGCGGCCGGCGCGATGGTCGTGCCCGGCTCGGCCAACGCCGGCACCACGCTCGGCGCGTCGGCGGCGGAGCGGGGGCGCTACTTCGGCGCCGCCGTGGCCGCCAACAAGCTCGGCGACAGCACCTACGTCACGATCCTGAACCGCGAGTTCAACTCCGTGACACCCGAGAACGAGATGAAGATCGACGCCACCGAGCCGCAGCAGGGGGTGTTCACCTTCGCCAACGCGGACCGGATCGTCAACCACGCCCGCAGCCGGGGCATGAGCGTGCGCGGGCACACCCTGGCCTGGCACTCCCAGCAGCCGGGCTGGATGCAGAACATGAGCGGCAGCGCGCTGCGCCAGGCGATGCTCAACCACGTCACCCAGGTGGCCGCCCACTACCGCGGTCAGGTCGTCGCGTGGGACGTGGTGAACGAGGCGTTCGCCGACGGCGGCAGCGGCGCCCGACGCGACTCCAACCTCCAGCGCACCGGCAACGACTGGATCGAGGCCGCGTTCCGGGCCGCCCGCGCCGCCGACCCCGGCGCGAAGCTCTGCTACAACGACTACAACACCGACGACTGGACGCACGCCAAGACCCAGGCCGTGTACGCCATGGTCCGCGACTTCAAGCAGCGTGGCGTGCCGATCGACTGCGTCGGCTTCCAGTCGCACTTCAACAGCGGCTCGCCGTACCCGGGCAACTACCGCACCACGCTGTCCAGCTTCGCCGCCCTCGGGGTCGACGTGCAGATCACCGAGCTGGACATCGCCGGGGCCTCGCCCACCACGTACCGCAACGTGGTCAACGACTGCCTGGCCGTCTCCCGGTGCACCGGCATCACCGTCTGGGGCATCCGCGACAGCGACTCGTGGCGCGCCTCCGACACGCCCCTGCTGTTCGACAACGGCGGCAACCGCAAGCCGGCGTACGACGCGGTCCTGGCCGCCCTCAACAACGGCACGCCGCCGCCGACCAGCACCCCGCCGCCGACCACCGGCCCGACGACCCCGCCGCCCGGGGGCAGCTGCACCGCCACCCTGCGCGACGGCACGCGCTGGGGCGACCGGTTCAACAGCGAGGTCGTGGTCAACGGGGCGACGAGCTGGACGGTCGTCGTGGCCGTGACGCCCCCGCAGAAGATCTCCGCCACCTGGAACGGCTCCCCGAGCTGGGACACCAGCGGAAACGTCATGACCATGCGGTCCAACGGCAGCGGCAACGTCTTCGGGTTCACCACGATGGCCAACGGCAACTGGACGCGCCCGCAGGTACGGTCCTGCACGGCCTCCTGACCAGCGAGCGGCCGGCCCCGGGGTGGCGGCGTCCCGTCGCCCCGGGGTCTCCGGCTCCCCGCCGTCCCGACGGCCCCGGTCGAGCGGTGGACCGCGGCGAGACCGGGCCGCTCCGCGAACCGCTGGCGCCGCCCTGTCCGCCGCCCTTCTGGAGGAACCAGCCATGAGAACGAAGATCAGACTGCTCGGCGCCGCCCTGGCGACCGCCGCGCTGACGGCGCTGGCGGCCATGACCGTCACCGCGCCGGCGTCGGCCGCGGCGCTGACCGAGGTCACCAACTTCGGCCCCAACCCGAGCAACCTGCGCATGTACCTGTACGTGCCGGACACCGTCGCGCCGCGCCCGGGCCTGCTGGTCGCCGTGCACTACTGCACCGGCACGGGCCCGGCCTTCCACTCGGGCACCCAGTTCGCGGCGTTGGCCGACCGGTACGGCTACATCGTGGTCTACCCGTCCGTGACCCGCAGCAGCCAGTGCTTCGACGTCTCGTCCCCGCAGGCGCTGCGCCGCGGCGGCGGCAGCGACCCGGTGGGCATCATGTCCATGGTCGACCACGTGCGGCAGCGGTATGCCGTCGACCCGGCCCGGATCTTCGCCACCGGCGTCTCGTCCGGAGCCATGATGACGAACGTCCTGCTGGGGCTCTATCCCGACGTGTTCAGTGCCGGCGCCGCCTTCGCCGGCGTGCCCTTCGGCTGCTTCGCCACCACGAACGGCTCGGAGTGGAACAGCGAGTGCGCCAACGGCCAGGTCACCAGGACCCCGCAGCAGTGGGGCGACCTGGTGCGCGGCGCGTACCCGGGCTACGTCGGCAGGCGACCACGGATGCAGCTCTGGCACGGCACGAACGACGAGGTCCTGCGCTATCCCAACTTCACCGAGGAGATCAAGCAGTGGACCGACCTGCACGGGCTGACCCAGACCCCGACCCGCACCGACAGCCCGCAGGCCGGTCACACCCGCACCCGCTACGGGGGCAGCGGCGGCACCGCGCCGGTCGAGGCGATCAGCATGCAGGGCGTCTCGCACAACCTGCCGGTCGACGCCGCCCAGGCGATCCGCTTCTTCGGCCTCGACGCGACCACGCCGCCGCCCAGCACGCCGCCGCCGAGCAGCCCGCCGCCCAGCGAGCCCCCGCCGCCCGCCGGTGCCTGCCGGGTGGCGTACGCGGTAAACGCCTGGAACACCGGCCTGACCGCGTCGGTGACCATCACGAACACCGGCGGCACCACGGTCGACGGCTGGCAGTTGGCCTTCACGCTGCCGGGGGGACAGCGCATCACCGGCGGCTGGAACGCCACCTACTCCCCGACCGGCGGGGCGGTGACGGCGCGCAACGTCGCGTACAACGCGACCATCGCGCCGAACGCGTCGGTGAACATCGGCTTCCAGGCCACCCATGCCGGTGACACCGGCGGGCCGACCTCGTTCGCGCTGAACGGCTCGACCTGCGCCGTCACCTGACCCGCCCGGGCGGCGGCGGGTGGCGACCGCAGGGGCACGCCCGCCGCCACCCGGCCCGACGGGGCGACCGCCGCCACGGCTCCGGCCCGACAGCCCGACATCCGCCCGGCTCCGGCCCGGCGGGCGACCGCCGCCACGGCCACGGCCCGCAGCCCGGTGCCCGACACGGCAGCGCGGTCGCCGCAGGGCAGCGCGGTCGCCGCAGGGCAGCGCGGTCGCCCTGGCGCGGTCGCCGTGGCGCGGCGGTCAACGCCGGTGCGGCGGGGACGACTCCTCGACCAGCGGATCGTCCGCCACGTCGCGCAGTTCGCGGATGCCGACGGCCTCGGCCGCCGTGAACGCGGTCAGCACGGCGGCGAGGACGGCCAGCCCCGCCAGCCGGGACACCACGGTGGTGACGACCATCAGGGCCAGCAGCGTCGCGATCATGGCCAGCCGGCGGCGACGGAAGCGGTGCCGGATGCGCCACCAGAAGGCCTTGTCGCCGACCAGGAACACGATCACGCCCCCGTAGAGGGTGAGGTGCGACATGCTCCACCCGGCGGCCGTGTCGATCCGCTCGATCTCCGCCACCGTCTTGCGCAGCCCGAGCGCGACCAGCACCACCCCGATGATCATCGCTAGGTGCGTGTACACGTACGCCTCGAGCGCCAGCCGGCTGCGGTCACCGTCCTGCAGGCTCTGCAGCCTGCGCTGCCCCGCCGTGGCATCGACGTCGAAGTACACCCACCACAGCATCGCGACCACCACCAGGCCGAGCACCGTGGCGCCGATCATGGGCGCGGAGACCGCCCGGTTGCTCACCGACGCGCCGGTCGAGACGATGGCACCGCCGAGCGCGACGAGGATGATCAGCCCGAACCGGTCGGCCCAGTGCTCGGCCGAGCGGATCGGCCAGTGCCGGGCGTTCAACAGGTAGCCGCTGCCGAGGTCGACGACGACTGCGGCCACCCAGAGGCCGGCCCGCAGGGCCGCGAACCTCCCCGGATCCTCCGGCGGCAGCGGCACGGAGGCGGCGTAGAGCAGCACCAGCGCCACCACCGCCGGAACCGCGAGCCGCACGACCTGGCCCCGGAACACCCGGTCCTTCCTGGCGAGCATCCAGAACGCGGCGATGTTGAGCGCCCGCGCGATGCCGTAGCACGTCACGAAGACCACCGGTCCGGGCAGGCCGCCGGACATGTCGTCGAAGATCACGGGCACCGCGACGGCGATCACGAGGATGCTCGCCGCGGCGCCGAGGAGCAGCAGTCGGACGAAGGCGCTCTCGGTGCGCAGCGCGCTGCCGAGCCAGGCGTAGCAGCACCACGCCCACCACACCAGCACGAGCAGCGCGATCCCCTCGGCCAGAGCGCGCCAACCAGTCCGCACGGTCATCAGCTGAGTGACCTGGAGAAAGGCGAAGACGAAGACCAGGTCGAGGAAGAGTTCCTTGGGCGTGACCCCGCTGAGGCGCTCGGTCACCGGTTCGATCCTGCGGTGCAGCGCCCGGTGCCGCAGCCGGAAGACCGTGCGGTCGAGCAGGACCAGGCTGACCACCGCGGCGGCCAGCAGCCCGAGTTCGACCACCACCGGCGTGTGCGCCGCCACCGGGGCGAGGGCCAGCACCAGGACGAGACCGACGATCGGCCCCCGACCCCAGATGCCCATCGTCCGGCGTTCGAAGACGATCAGGGCGAGCAGGTACAGCGCGACGCCGCCGTAGAGGGCGAACACGCTGAGCGGGGGCTCGGACCGGATCAACTCGAACGCCAGGTCCTCGAACGTGTGCTTGAGCCCGAGGGAGAGCAGGGTCAGCCCGACGATCATCGGCAGGTGCAGGTACGCGTACGCGTCCCGGGCGAGCCGCGCCCGGGCGGCACCGGACGTGTGCTCCAGCGCGTCCTCCGCCGCGAACCGGGCGATGTCGAAGTACGTCCACCACAGGACGCCCACGAGCAGCATGCTGAGCACGGCGCCGCCGACCACCCCCCAGGTGACCGGCGTGCCCGCCCCGACGCTCTGACCCCGACCGGCCGAGATGATGATCTCGCCGAACGCCACCAGGACGATCAGCTGGAATCGCTCGGTCCAGTGTTTGACGGAGCGGACGCGCCACCAGACGACGCCGACGATCCGCACGCCGACGTAGTCGACGACGATCGCGGCCAGCACCAACGCGAACCGGGTCCACTCGCGGGTCTGCTGCCCGTCGTCGCCGAACGCGTCGGTGGGCAGCAGGCCCGCGGCCAGCAGCAGCGGCGCGGAGGCGAGCGGGGGCCACCACGCCTGCAACCGCCGCCGGCGGACGGCGGGGTCCCGCCAGACGGCGACGGTCGCGACCAGGAGCGTGCCGCACCGGACGATCAGGTAACAGGACACGAGCAGCAGCGGCCCGTGCAGCCCGCCGGGCTTGTCGGCGAACGCCTCCTGCAGGGTCACGCCCACGATCAGCACCGCCGCCGCCAGGACGAAGACGACCACGGGCATGACGCCCCGGTCCACGCGCACGGCGTTGCCGAGCCAGGCGTACGACATCCAGCAGGACCAGAGCAGCGCCAGCAGGACCACGCCCTGCAGCAGGCTCTCGACGGTGAGGTCGGCCGCCACCAGGCTGGAGACGGTGATGAACCCGAAGACGAAGATCAGGTCGAGGAAGAGTTCGATCCGGCTGACCGCGCTGGACTCGCCGACCAGCTGGATGCGGCCGGCCGCCACCGTCGGCCCCTTCTCGGTCACGCCCTCACTCTGCCAAGGGCGGACGGGCCGGACAGCGGATCCGCGAAGCGCACCCGGCGGTCGGCAGGCGCCGCCGGGTGGCGGTGCGCCCGGAAGGATCGAGGACGTCACGGTGGCGCGCGGCCCCGCTCCCGGGTAGAAACGCGCCAGGCGAGGCGGGAAAGCGCTCTCACGGCCCGCACCCCCACCCTTCGGGAGGCGGGTCGAGGCCGGCACGACCCGGGTCGGCGCGCCGGTCCACCTCGCGCGGCACCCGGCGCCCTGAGAGACGTC harbors:
- the narH gene encoding nitrate reductase subunit beta — its product is MRVMAQMAMVMNLDKCIGCHTCSVTCKQAWTNRSGVEYVWFNNVETRPGQGYPRTYEDQQRWQGGWVRTRSGKLKPRSGGRLKKLFGIFANPKLPSMRDYYEPWTYDYEHLLTAPAGDDTPVARPKSLLTGQDTKITWSANWDDSLAGGNEIAAGDPVLAKVSDQVKQEFEKTFMFFLPRICEHCLNPSCAASCPSGAIYKRAEDGIVLVDQDRCRGWRMCVTGCPYKKVYFNHRTGKAEKCTFCFPRIEIGQPTICSETCVGRLRYLGLMLYDVDRVAEAAAVKDEDDLYAAQRSVFLDPHDPAVVEAARAAGIPEDWIDAARRSPIWDLIMKYEVALPLHPEYRTMPMVWYIPPLSPVADVLRDTGHDAEDAGNLFGAIDALRIPVEYLAELFSAGDPAPVRAVLNRLAAMRSYQRRINLGEAPDESIAAAVGMTGEQMDEMYRLLAIAKYEQRYVIPTAHAEDAHRLEKIATECSLDYEGGPGMGGGGPYGQGPFGESSGTPVPVQVETFHMLRDRQTADAFTDPGDGPRRVNLLNWDGKGTPKGLFPPRPRDPEQEEGAR
- the narI gene encoding respiratory nitrate reductase subunit gamma; amino-acid sequence: MNTLLWVVYPYLSLVVLAGGLIWRHRYDKFGWTTRSSQLHESAILRWGSPMFHFGVLMVLVGHVGGLLVPKAWTEAVGVTEHTYHLMAVFIGTVAGFCTLIGLGILVARRRLTGPVFAATTRNDKAMYVVLAGVIVLGLWATVRANVSGPGYDYRETISPWFRSLFYLSPDPEIMAAVPVAFQIHILAAFALFAFWPFTRLVHAFSAPVGYVTRPYVVYRSRDDRPGLRPSRPGWEGPPTLPTPRGDRSRSGR
- a CDS encoding endo-1,4-beta-xylanase; its protein translation is MIERHHRDTRPRPSPRARGALVLTAVGLLAAAGAMVVPGSANAGTTLGASAAERGRYFGAAVAANKLGDSTYVTILNREFNSVTPENEMKIDATEPQQGVFTFANADRIVNHARSRGMSVRGHTLAWHSQQPGWMQNMSGSALRQAMLNHVTQVAAHYRGQVVAWDVVNEAFADGGSGARRDSNLQRTGNDWIEAAFRAARAADPGAKLCYNDYNTDDWTHAKTQAVYAMVRDFKQRGVPIDCVGFQSHFNSGSPYPGNYRTTLSSFAALGVDVQITELDIAGASPTTYRNVVNDCLAVSRCTGITVWGIRDSDSWRASDTPLLFDNGGNRKPAYDAVLAALNNGTPPPTSTPPPTTGPTTPPPGGSCTATLRDGTRWGDRFNSEVVVNGATSWTVVVAVTPPQKISATWNGSPSWDTSGNVMTMRSNGSGNVFGFTTMANGNWTRPQVRSCTAS
- a CDS encoding MFS transporter; amino-acid sequence: MSIARDGESTRTIPAADASSAAAAGAPTTGRSGAATQLVLATLGFLVNFWGWALLGPLGPGIKERLDLSFTAQSLLVAVPVVVGSLGRVPVGALTDRYGARVVFPLVTLATIVPVLTLSVVSSYPALLVTGFFLGIGGTAFAVGVPLVSGWYPPARRGFAIGVFGIGMGGTAIANFTTVRLADAYGDRAPFLLVAAILAAYAVVSFLLLRDAPGRVRPTGSAWRRLATVGRLTVTWQLCFLYAVGFGGFVAFSVYLPAYLRTTYDLSAADGALRTAGFVVLAVLARPVGGWLSDRLHPVPVLVWCFGGVAAFAVVQAFEPVLMPVATVALLGMAVLLGAASGAVFALVGKVAPADQVGAVTGLVGAAGGLGGFVPPLVMGWVYGVQGSYAIGLMLLSDVALAAAVFTAVKMGGLARRDV
- a CDS encoding extracellular catalytic domain type 1 short-chain-length polyhydroxyalkanoate depolymerase; the encoded protein is MRTKIRLLGAALATAALTALAAMTVTAPASAAALTEVTNFGPNPSNLRMYLYVPDTVAPRPGLLVAVHYCTGTGPAFHSGTQFAALADRYGYIVVYPSVTRSSQCFDVSSPQALRRGGGSDPVGIMSMVDHVRQRYAVDPARIFATGVSSGAMMTNVLLGLYPDVFSAGAAFAGVPFGCFATTNGSEWNSECANGQVTRTPQQWGDLVRGAYPGYVGRRPRMQLWHGTNDEVLRYPNFTEEIKQWTDLHGLTQTPTRTDSPQAGHTRTRYGGSGGTAPVEAISMQGVSHNLPVDAAQAIRFFGLDATTPPPSTPPPSSPPPSEPPPPAGACRVAYAVNAWNTGLTASVTITNTGGTTVDGWQLAFTLPGGQRITGGWNATYSPTGGAVTARNVAYNATIAPNASVNIGFQATHAGDTGGPTSFALNGSTCAVT
- a CDS encoding low temperature requirement protein A, with translation MTEKGPTVAAGRIQLVGESSAVSRIELFLDLIFVFGFITVSSLVAADLTVESLLQGVVLLALLWSCWMSYAWLGNAVRVDRGVMPVVVFVLAAAVLIVGVTLQEAFADKPGGLHGPLLLVSCYLIVRCGTLLVATVAVWRDPAVRRRRLQAWWPPLASAPLLLAAGLLPTDAFGDDGQQTREWTRFALVLAAIVVDYVGVRIVGVVWWRVRSVKHWTERFQLIVLVAFGEIIISAGRGQSVGAGTPVTWGVVGGAVLSMLLVGVLWWTYFDIARFAAEDALEHTSGAARARLARDAYAYLHLPMIVGLTLLSLGLKHTFEDLAFELIRSEPPLSVFALYGGVALYLLALIVFERRTMGIWGRGPIVGLVLVLALAPVAAHTPVVVELGLLAAAVVSLVLLDRTVFRLRHRALHRRIEPVTERLSGVTPKELFLDLVFVFAFLQVTQLMTVRTGWRALAEGIALLVLVWWAWCCYAWLGSALRTESAFVRLLLLGAAASILVIAVAVPVIFDDMSGGLPGPVVFVTCYGIARALNIAAFWMLARKDRVFRGQVVRLAVPAVVALVLLYAASVPLPPEDPGRFAALRAGLWVAAVVVDLGSGYLLNARHWPIRSAEHWADRFGLIILVALGGAIVSTGASVSNRAVSAPMIGATVLGLVVVAMLWWVYFDVDATAGQRRLQSLQDGDRSRLALEAYVYTHLAMIIGVVLVALGLRKTVAEIERIDTAAGWSMSHLTLYGGVIVFLVGDKAFWWRIRHRFRRRRLAMIATLLALMVVTTVVSRLAGLAVLAAVLTAFTAAEAVGIRELRDVADDPLVEESSPPHRR
- the narJ gene encoding nitrate reductase molybdenum cofactor assembly chaperone, whose protein sequence is MSEPTWRAVAARAASLLLRYPDDEVMAALPVLRAALDELPAAVAGPLREVVAHRERTEPGRLRAEYVELFDFRRRCCLHLTYYTCGDTRKRGEALVGFTAAYKRAGLEVVDGELPDFLPAVLDLSAVDDGGWRLLRDNRVGLDLLVAALEREESGYRNAVAAVRETLPPAGPADLAAAARLARTGPPVEQVGLEPFGLVDTATTGGRR